The genomic region TCGAAGCGCGGCGGTGGTGTGGCGCTGCTGCTGAGCAACATCCGCGAGTCCGGCGCACCGATTAAGCACATTGAGAACCAGTCCTCCGGTGTCATCCCCGTGATGAAGCTGCTGGAAGACTCCTTCTCCTACGCCAACCAGCTCGGCGCCCGCCAGGGTGCTGGTGCGGTGTACTTGAACGCGCACCACCCGGACATCATGCGCTTCTTGGACACCAAGCGTGAGAACGCGGACGAGAAGATCCGCATCAAGACGCTCTCGCTCGGTGTGGTCATCCCGGACATCACCTTTGAGCTGGCCAAGCGCAACGACGACATGTACCTGTTCTCCCCGTACGACGTCGAGCGCGTTTACGGTGTGCCGTTCGCCGACATCTCTGTCACGGAGAAGTACGACGAGATGGTGGAGGACCCGCGCATCCGCAAGACGAAGATCAAGGCGCGCCAGTTCTTCCAGACGATCGCCGAGATCCAGTTCGAGTCCGGCTACCCGTACATTCTCTTCGAGGACCACGCCAACCGTGCGAACCCGGTGAAGACGGGCCGGATCAACATGTCCAACCTGTGTTCGGAGATTCTCCAGGTCAACTCTGCATCCGTGCTCAATGAGGACCTGACCTACGACACGATCGGCCACGACATTTCCTGCAACTTGGGCTCTCTCAACATTGCGATGGCAATGGATTCGGACAACTTCTCCCGCACCGTCGAGACCGCCATTCGCGGCCTGACGGCTGTCGCGGACAAGACCTCGATCGATTCGGTGCCGAGCGTGCGCGAGGGCAACGATGCTTCGCACGCCATCGGCTTGGGCCAGATGAACCTGCACGGCTACCTCGGCCGCGAGCACATCGAGTACGGCTCCGAGGAAGGCCTGGACTTCACCAACGCCTACTTCGCCACGATCATGTACGAGTGCCTCAAGGCCTCCCACAAGATCGCCGTGGAGAAGGGCCAGCGCTTCGCGGGCTTCGAGGACTCCGAGTACGCCAGCGGCGAGTTCTTCGACCGCTACAACCCGGCCGACTTCCAGCCGAAGACGCAGCGCGTCAAGGAGCTTTTCGACGGCTCCTCCGCCCAGCCCCCGAGCGCTGAGGAATGGGAGCAGCTCAAGGCCGACGTTGCTCGTGACGGCATCTACAACCGTTACCTGCAGGCAGTTCCGCCGACCGGCTCGATCTCCTACATCAACAACTCGACGTCGTCGATCCACCCGATCGCCTCCAAGATCGAGATCCGCAAGGAAGGCAAGATCGGCCGCGTCTACTACCCGGCGCCGCACATGGACAACGAGAACGCCGGCTACTTCAAGGACGCATACGAGATCGGTTTCGAGAAGATCATCGACACCTACGCTGAAGCCACGAAGTACGTGGACCAGGGCTTGTCTCTGACGCTGTTCTTCAAGGACACCGTCACCACCCGCGACATCAACCGCGCCCAGATCTACGCGTGGCGTAAGGGCATCAAGACGCTCTACTACATCCGCCTGCGCCAGATGGCGCTGGAAGGCACTGAAGTTGAGGGCTGCGTGTCCTGCATGCTCTAGTTTTCCTGTGCCCAGTCGCACCCCGAGGGTCGGAACCGTCGCGTTCCCCCTCGGGGTGTGGCATTTTTGGGGGAGGGGTTTGGGTGCGTCGTCAAGCAAATGCCCGTAACCCTCTAGGATGGGTGGCATGACCCACGAGGAGACCCACGATTACGAGGCGTACGTCGAATCCCACCCCGCGCCTTTGAAGGCCGTGAACTGGAACAGCATCCCTGACGACAAAGACCAGGAGGTGTGGGACCGCCTCACCGGTAACTTCTGGCTGCCGGAGAAAATCCCCGTGTCCAATGACATCCCGAGCTGGAACACGCTCAACGACGCTGAGCAGCTGTCCACGATGCGCGTGTTTGCGAACCTGACGCTGTTGGACACGATCCAGGGCACTGTCGGCGC from Corynebacterium genitalium ATCC 33030 harbors:
- the nrdE gene encoding class 1b ribonucleoside-diphosphate reductase subunit alpha, which gives rise to MTATTGKTVAEPVDTADQLDYHALNALLNLYDENGHIQFDKDREAANQFFLQHVNQNTVYFHDLEEKMNYLVENKYYEPDVIKAYDWDFVKSTFKRAYAFKFRFQSFLGAYKYYTSYTLKTFDGRRYLERFEDRVAMTALFLADGNEEIASALVDEIMTGRFQPATPTFLNAGKAQRGELVSCFLLRIEDNMESIGRAINSSLQLSKRGGGVALLLSNIRESGAPIKHIENQSSGVIPVMKLLEDSFSYANQLGARQGAGAVYLNAHHPDIMRFLDTKRENADEKIRIKTLSLGVVIPDITFELAKRNDDMYLFSPYDVERVYGVPFADISVTEKYDEMVEDPRIRKTKIKARQFFQTIAEIQFESGYPYILFEDHANRANPVKTGRINMSNLCSEILQVNSASVLNEDLTYDTIGHDISCNLGSLNIAMAMDSDNFSRTVETAIRGLTAVADKTSIDSVPSVREGNDASHAIGLGQMNLHGYLGREHIEYGSEEGLDFTNAYFATIMYECLKASHKIAVEKGQRFAGFEDSEYASGEFFDRYNPADFQPKTQRVKELFDGSSAQPPSAEEWEQLKADVARDGIYNRYLQAVPPTGSISYINNSTSSIHPIASKIEIRKEGKIGRVYYPAPHMDNENAGYFKDAYEIGFEKIIDTYAEATKYVDQGLSLTLFFKDTVTTRDINRAQIYAWRKGIKTLYYIRLRQMALEGTEVEGCVSCML